CATATTTCATTCTGAGTTCTCTTTCTAATGAATGAATTAACGAGATGAATGACATTAATTCAAATGCACATGTGATTTAATTAGACATCTACTACGATTTTGATAAAATGCAATCGGTTGTctcattttccttttcttcgtcgatttttttatagaatttcaCAACTCCAACGATTCGctaaattcaggaaaattttccaaatgtctTTCGCATGTTTCTATGGcgagcaaaataaaaattctctcaaattTTAGCCATCACCttcatattcatttatttagttAATAACTTGGCGCTTGGCTTCGCTTCTCTCTGCAATGAGGTGATTACCATAATCAATTTTGCATTCTCATGATTAAGAATAAATTAGCGAGTTAAATGAGATCGATTCACATCCACGGGTGATTACAGGGGTACGTTAATTCCTTGCATATCATATCGGACAATTGTTTTGTCGATACACGTGTGTGTATGACGTTCGAgggaattataattaaatgatcAAACGAATATCCATGGGTGGCTATCGACTGCCGTCGTCCTTCTAGCCAAACTTAGACTGATGGAACTTGGACCTTGAGAAAAATTGGCGATTATGCATTATCCCATCGGGTACGAGGACAAATAGAGGTATTGCGTATGTCACCGGTAGCTCGAGTGTTCGTGATTTTCGTTCGTTATTGATCTTCAGAGGGGGAAGGGGATGTTTTACTCCACTTTTCTCCTGTCATTGTTGTTTGATTTATTCTCCATTAATCAAATGTTTCTCTGATAGACATTAAAAGTGCGGTATTTGGAGcggtttttttaatattttcaaccGCAACTCGTAACATTCAGTCGTTTCACTACTGAATTGCTACCAAATTATCGTTTGTATGCATAACAGTCTCAACCAACTATAATAGCCACGACACAATGTCCCCTCATCGTAGATACGACAATCACACAATCATTGTTGAGCTGTGATTCAAAATGATCAATTCAATTCGCTGGAAAATGAGAATCGGACGATGAACTCCTCTCCTCCCTTCTGTGTTAAGGAGAAGTCCTGTAGGTACTTTCCGATATTAACGATAATGTTGAAGAGGTGATTACCGATGAATTATTTGCATGATTCAAATTGtatttgaaaaacaattacCAGGATTTTAAATTCTCCATTCACTAGGGGGTGGAATAGGCCTGGAAATGGGAGCTCTTTTCCTCGGGAATATCAGGAAAGAATATAGGGAGAGAATCTCGGCGTAATCGATTCTACCGTCGGCGAAGATATCAGAGACCTTTGTGAAGCCGCAGAATGCAACTTTTGATCCACCGATTGGTGAAGACAAGTATCGAGACCTTCCTTATCGATAATAATACACCGCACGAGATGAATCAGAGTCCTACAACCGAAGATGTTGAATTTCCGACAGGATCGAGTTACCGATCAGTTTTTTATCGACAATAATTGTTTAGGCCCGAATTCCTAAACTTTAAGACCCACCCACAGTTGAAATACCCTATTATTCATGTCGATTATCAATGCAATAAATAATGCAACTCAATAcgaaggaaagaaaaaaatgggcGCGTACAATTCAATGTgcaattttattcatcaaaaactttgGTGCAGAGTACAAATTAAACATAATGTACCACATAACTCGAAATATTTTAACCGtaagaaatatcataactgtCTCCTTGGTAATCAGCTGTATCACACACATCTCTATCACTCAAACTTCCCCCAAAGATCCATTTCTAATGATCAAAAATCATCGGCATTCTTATAAAAAGTATGAAAACTCCACACAGGAGTCTGCCCAGTGAAACGATAAAACATCTAATtagaaaaatgacaaaaaaacaatttaaaaaatgaccaAGTGACCTAGAATATCATTAAATAAAGTAGAAATCAGTCTCTCTTCACTCCTGTTCGCAAGTCTCAAAATCATCAGCTCCCTCCTCAGCCTCGAAGTCCTCCTCAGCAGTGGCCTCCTGGTACTGCTGATACTCAGACACCAGATCATTCATGTTGGACTCAGCCTCAGTGAACTCCATCTCATCCATACCCTCACCAGTATACCAATGCAAGAAAGCCTTTCTCCTGAAcatagctgtgaactgttcgGAGATGCGTTTGAACAACTCCTGAATGGCTGTGGTATTTCCGATGAAAGTAGACGACATCTTCAGGCCCTTCGGTGGAATATCGCAGCACGCTGTCTTAACATTGTTCGGAATCCACTCGACGAAGTACGAACTGTTCTTGTTCTGAACACTGAGCATCTGCTCGTCAACTTCCTTCATCGACATTCGCCCCCGGAAGACAGCGGCAACGGTGAGATATCTGCCGTGACGTGGATCACAGGCTGCCATCATGTTCTTGGCGTCGAACATCTGCTGGGTGAGCTCGGGAACTGATAAGGCTGAGTACTGCTGCATGGAGCGCGACGTCAGGGGTGCAAAACCGGGCATGAAGAAGTGGAGACGAGGAAACGGCACCATATTCACTGCCAATTTACGAAGATCAGCGTTGAGTTGTCCGGGAAATCTCAGGCACGTGGTCACCCCGGACATGGTGAGGGACACGAGGTGATTCAAGTCCCCGTAGGAGGGATTCGCCACTTTCAGGGTGCGGAAGCAGATGTCGTAGAGGGCCTCGTTATCGATGCAGTAGGTCTCGTCGGTGTTTTCGACTAATTGATGGACCGACAGGGTCGCGTTGTAGGGCTCCACCACCGTGTCGGATACCTGAGGAGGAGGAAAATGAGGGTACAATTACTGAACTATCTGGCTGAAATAAAATGGCGAAAGAATGTCCCTTTTATTAAGCGCAAAAATTACTTTGGGAGAAGGCATCACTGAGTAGGTATTCATTATTCTGTCTGGATACTCCTCCCGGATCTTGGAGATGAGGAGGGTCCCCATTCCTGAGCCAGTGCCACCACCGAGGGAGTGGGTCAGCTGGAAGCCCTGGAGGCAGTCGCAATTTTCACACTCCTTGCGAACGACATCGAGAACTGAGTCGACTAGCTCGGCGCCCTCGGTGTAGTGGCCCTTTGCCCAGTTGTTGCCGGCTCCTGACTGACCAAATACAAAGTTGTCGGGGCGGAAGAGCTTGCCATATGCTCCTGAACGAACTGCGTCCATCGTACCCGGCTCCAGGTCCAGGAGAATCGCCCGGGGAACGTATTTACCCCCGTTGGTGGCTGTTGCgactgttaataattttttttcattaatgtgAGGCACTAGCATGTCATAAAGTCAACATCATCAATattccagatatttttttccacgatttttgcaatgaaaaattaactttAACTTCGAAGAAGACGATTCGACTCGTTTctcaaaataaatgatttgagGTACATGGGCAACTGGCCATCCACGTTTGGCCCATCCAGTTATAATTTTAATACCATCGggatatgaataaattattctgtcGCCGAAAAGTCGTCTTAACGATGACCGGAATAGCTGACGGAAGCGCATATACGGTTTCTACCTCGTGAACGTTTTCCAAATGAGCTATGAGTAGCACCGACGAGTACAATCACCCCTGCACTGGGCCAACTCTATTATTTTGTCCCTCagattcgttaattttttccactgaTCAGTTGGAatgtttcaatgaaattgcGTTGTGGGTTTAATTAAAGGCGACACGCGGTTATTTCTAGCAACCCAGCCATGGAAATCCCTGCAGGGTCTCttcatttttcgatttttcgacgAATTTATTCCCTGCATATTCAGACGTCTGTCGTATTCCGAGCTTTCCACACTTTCTCATAAACTATTTTCGTGAACAATGCGGGACGGTATGTCAGAAGTCAAATTACTGTAGGATTCTCTCACCGGATGCCTCATTGTAGTAGACAGAAATCCTCTCCAACTGAAGATCACTGTCACCGTGATAAATGCCAGTCTGATCGATGCCGTGCTCCTCGGAAATTACCTCccagaactgaaaaaaattaaatctaaaTTTCAAAAGTCCTTCCCACAGTCCCCAAGGGCCTAATgaaatccattattttttcgtaaattaaaaataattattattattgggaAAAATTCCAACTGTCAATTACGTCTAAAATTACTTCTGATTTATGGTGTTTCCtattgaggaataaaaaaagaggagaaTTGGAGGGAATAGTTGAGGAGAATACGGAGAATATATCCGGACTATCGTATTACCTTAGTCTTACCCAGTATTTTCAACCAGAAGACTTTGGACACGTATGAGGGCAAGTTTCCCCGGTCCAGGAATAGAAGAGACCGAATTTAACGCGGCCTATGGCCCTCCTCCCATGGCAAAACTCCCCTGTTTCAATGTGACTTGGACGTTTGTCTTTTTGAGCgactatttttctttcaagttATTATTAGGAGGCCCGTCATACGTCGCTTACCCCAGTGCACTCGAGTTTTAGGGATTTTCTACTGCGAGAAGTGAATTCCACTTCAGAGCACCCCACCTTCATTCCTTCAACTTCGTTCTCGATGTCaggatttttttgcaaatattttcagttaaaaggacttttctgggAGAGCAAAAGGCAGAAGAAAAGTCTTAAAGTCttatatcaaaatattttgcagTTGACGATTTGCAGTtcacaattaaataataaaatataatcacTGAGGAAACTTTTTCTTCCTTCTGATTTAATCTTCTTTTGTTACTCCACATTTCTCAGTTTTTACTGCAAATACGGAATTTACAAGAAGAAATACACGGTTTATACGTTCTCATCGAGTCTGTAATAACAGCACTCCTCAAACGGTAAATGATTGACTTTTCCGTGGAAACAAAAGGACGTAACCGAGTCTGCGGTGGAAGCCAATACTTTGGCATGAAATGCCTAAAGACTTGAGTCGTCATCAGACAAGTTCGTGATACAATCTACTCCGCCTTCACCATCGTATCAAATGCCTCGAGTTTCAACCTTACTCCATTCCAAATGTTCATTGAAACGTGAACCTCGTCATGTACCACATTTTTCCAGAACAAAAATCTCAATAAACGAGCAATTATTTACCActccaatttatttatgactGACTTCCAGGCACTAATCACCGAGCTCAACTCGACCAGAatctttgaaataatttccaagACTCTTTTTACGATGAATTTCCGGTTATGGTTACGGGAAAATGAGTTTGTATTTTATGATCCTCAATAGCCAGCGCGTGAAACAGTCAATGGGATGGGTTGGTGAATAAGATTTAATTTGTTGGTATGTGCGAGGCCTTCTCTGCAGAAAGAATTAACTGACTCACACGACAAGAAcgctccaataaaaaaattcagttaaaaatcGCCGGTTCAATGGAACCTCttcattaaatataaaatattgattgagaaaatgtcaaaggactttcattcattttgaattcagatctgatttttttttaatttaaaaccgACCAGATGTACGAACTTCCCGAATTTTCCTCCCCATCTTCTGGACGAGATACGCCGGCTTCGAAGATAAAGATAAAATAAAGATTTGTGCGAATGGCGATAAGAGAATGAATGGCTTTTATCGACTTTCTGGATGATTCACTATCACTCAGACTTCTGTTATTTACGAACAAATGACTAATTATCTTCCCAAGACTCAACTTCACGGAAGCTTAAGCCCCCCGGAAATGATCAGATCCAGTCCTGTTTCAAAGTTTAGTATTTCCGAGTTAATGATAGTCTAGAAGTCGCTAATATGCTATTCACGAAACTTGGGTAATTGCATTG
This genomic interval from Diachasmimorpha longicaudata isolate KC_UGA_2023 chromosome 4, iyDiaLong2, whole genome shotgun sequence contains the following:
- the LOC135161694 gene encoding tubulin beta chain-like, giving the protein MREIVHLQAGQCGNQIGAKFWEVISEEHGIDQTGIYHGDSDLQLERISVYYNEASVATATNGGKYVPRAILLDLEPGTMDAVRSGAYGKLFRPDNFVFGQSGAGNNWAKGHYTEGAELVDSVLDVVRKECENCDCLQGFQLTHSLGGGTGSGMGTLLISKIREEYPDRIMNTYSVMPSPKVSDTVVEPYNATLSVHQLVENTDETYCIDNEALYDICFRTLKVANPSYGDLNHLVSLTMSGVTTCLRFPGQLNADLRKLAVNMVPFPRLHFFMPGFAPLTSRSMQQYSALSVPELTQQMFDAKNMMAACDPRHGRYLTVAAVFRGRMSMKEVDEQMLSVQNKNSSYFVEWIPNNVKTACCDIPPKGLKMSSTFIGNTTAIQELFKRISEQFTAMFRRKAFLHWYTGEGMDEMEFTEAESNMNDLVSEYQQYQEATAEEDFEAEEGADDFETCEQE